One window from the genome of Drosophila albomicans strain 15112-1751.03 chromosome 2L, ASM965048v2, whole genome shotgun sequence encodes:
- the LOC117564394 gene encoding LOW QUALITY PROTEIN: uncharacterized protein LOC117564394 (The sequence of the model RefSeq protein was modified relative to this genomic sequence to represent the inferred CDS: deleted 2 bases in 1 codon) has protein sequence MSYLLTEIALEMLGYKFYDTNGDFHLTNFQHSMTAVKSDLHSDEPSLMDFIHQTSNTESESSIICGQSKDTYEPSSLDPSTKSLISVDLRRAPARALAKMMKHESGKIFNDFTKRNSRKFSNSGTSEAISNMTAVPATKSRTSANALSNIRLRNHNYSRPNITTPGSIFAEKRNFKQRNISQTLLFSGKNKIIEDANGMKKFRLILEERLRRIDSRPYATYKRTFGLE, from the exons atgtcatACTTACTTACTGAAATTGCCTTAGAAATGTTAGGCTATAAATTTTACGATACGAATGGAGATTTTCATTTAACGAACTTCCAGCATTCAATGACTGCTGTAAAAAGCGATTTACATTCTGATGAACCATCCTTAATGGATTTTATTCACCAGACATCGAATACCGAATCCGAATCGAGTATAATATGTGGACAAAGCAAAGATACGTATGAACCGTCTTCTCTAGATCCGTCAACTAAGTCGTTGATATCAGTTGACTTACGGAGAGCACCTGCTAGAGCGTTGGCAAAGATGATGAAGCATGAAAGTGGCAAAATCTTCAATGATTTTACAAAAAGGAATTCCAGAAAATTCAGTAATTCTGGTACTTCTGAAGCAATATCTAATATGACGGCAGTTCCAGCGACCAAGTCTCGTACTTCAGCCAATGCATTGTCTAACATT AGACTACGAAATCACAACTATTCGAGGCCAAATATCACAACGCCTGGAAGCATCTTTGCAGAAAAGCGTAACTTCaaacaaagaaatatttcACAGACATTGCTGTTCagtggaaaaaataaaattatagagGACGCTAATGGAATGAAGAAGTTTCGATTAATTTTGGAAGAACGCCTGCGTCGAATTGATTCTCGTCCATATGCAACATACAAAAGAACATTTGGATTAGAATAG
- the LOC117564391 gene encoding sesquipedalian-1 isoform X1: MKINEKNLCVFARAPPYDMEGFLNKRGEINRAFQRRYFVLKGNLLFYFETRIDKEPLGLIIVEGCTIELSVETDMDNYCFEIAFNGNRTYVLAADTQESMEAWMKALTCAGYEYKRIIVAELQRQLQEIEESRNKMRSNPAGITLSAETDTTGKPKPPPRRQNPFNRPAPPPPTTDVDLQCGVVSPMPFITGYFGSSQAKADLDQRRSNHGLILQSTPKARRHGIGPSPTIFYNDNFTTSSQSGKLASITNVERMEQQIRLANAIEEFTRNHEQFRKNVMSDIIAYRERQSQPLIQF; this comes from the exons ATGAAGATAAACGAGaaaaatttatgtgtttttgcCAGAGCACCACCCTATGATATGGAAG GGTTTCTTAACAAAAGGGGCGAAATTAATAGGGCTTTTCAAAGACGATATTTTGTGCTAAAGGGCAATCTGCTGTTCTACTTTGAAACGCGAATTGACAAGGAACCATTGGGATTAATTATAGTCGAAGGCTGTACCATCGAATTGTCAGTTGAGACGGATATGGACAATTACTGCTTCGAGATAGCATTTAATGGCAATCGCACCTATGTACTAGCCGCAGACACACAGGAAAGCATGGAGGCCTGGATGAAGGCGCTAACGTGTGCTGGCTACGAATATAAACGCATTATTGTGGCAGAATTGCAGCGTCAGCTGCAGGAAATTGAAGAGTCCAGAAATA AAATGCGTAGCAACCCCGCTGGTATAACTCTGTCTGCTGAAACGGATACAACGGGAAAACCAAAGCCGCCACCAAGGCGGCAAAATCCCTTCAACCGTCCGgcaccgccaccgccaacaACTGATGTAGACCTCCAATGCGGTGTCGTGTCACCCATGCCTTTTATAACTGGATACTTTGGATCAAGCCAAGCGAAAGCAGATCTGGACCAGCGACGTTCAA ACCACGGCCTTATTTTGCAATCCACACCCAAAGCACGGCGACATGGGATAGGTCCATCTCCTACTATTTTCTACAATGATAACTTCACGACTTCCAGTCAATCCGGAAAATTGGCAAGCATCACGAATGTTGAGCGCATGGAACAGCAAATTCGCCTTGCGAATGCCATTGAGGAATTCACACGCAACCACGAACAATTTCGAAAAAATGTGATGTCGGATATTATTGCGTATCGTGAACGGCAAAGTCAACCCCTAATACAATTCTGA
- the LOC117564391 gene encoding uncharacterized protein LOC117564391 isoform X2: MDNYCFEIAFNGNRTYVLAADTQESMEAWMKALTCAGYEYKRIIVAELQRQLQEIEESRNKMRSNPAGITLSAETDTTGKPKPPPRRQNPFNRPAPPPPTTDVDLQCGVVSPMPFITGYFGSSQAKADLDQRRSNHGLILQSTPKARRHGIGPSPTIFYNDNFTTSSQSGKLASITNVERMEQQIRLANAIEEFTRNHEQFRKNVMSDIIAYRERQSQPLIQF, encoded by the exons ATGGACAATTACTGCTTCGAGATAGCATTTAATGGCAATCGCACCTATGTACTAGCCGCAGACACACAGGAAAGCATGGAGGCCTGGATGAAGGCGCTAACGTGTGCTGGCTACGAATATAAACGCATTATTGTGGCAGAATTGCAGCGTCAGCTGCAGGAAATTGAAGAGTCCAGAAATA AAATGCGTAGCAACCCCGCTGGTATAACTCTGTCTGCTGAAACGGATACAACGGGAAAACCAAAGCCGCCACCAAGGCGGCAAAATCCCTTCAACCGTCCGgcaccgccaccgccaacaACTGATGTAGACCTCCAATGCGGTGTCGTGTCACCCATGCCTTTTATAACTGGATACTTTGGATCAAGCCAAGCGAAAGCAGATCTGGACCAGCGACGTTCAA ACCACGGCCTTATTTTGCAATCCACACCCAAAGCACGGCGACATGGGATAGGTCCATCTCCTACTATTTTCTACAATGATAACTTCACGACTTCCAGTCAATCCGGAAAATTGGCAAGCATCACGAATGTTGAGCGCATGGAACAGCAAATTCGCCTTGCGAATGCCATTGAGGAATTCACACGCAACCACGAACAATTTCGAAAAAATGTGATGTCGGATATTATTGCGTATCGTGAACGGCAAAGTCAACCCCTAATACAATTCTGA
- the LOC117564393 gene encoding uncharacterized protein LOC117564393: MDEESETTHYYLECEGGVEEWHWNSKSTKLLVELYSERRHRFRDPKTRKRALWTEIVDDMEHAGYKGINEDICDRKWRNMKKTYRTCRETLKKNARKRVGWEYYDTFDDMFQNENVNSTTAKTESDALIEEQHNELSDMQCTLETDNNTLRAEQSNDMTMVAEEQQRQLLILERSRIAAIRELSKRIEESNVIQRERNDLLREYLSQL, from the coding sequence atggACGAAGAGTCTGAAACTACACACTATTACTTGGAATGTGAAGGCGGCGTGGAAGAGTGGCATTGGAATTCGAAGAGCACAAAACTTTTAGTCGAACTGTATTCGGAACGTCGTCATAGGTTTCGAGACCCCAAAACTCGTAAGCGAGCTCTGTGGACAGAAATTGTGGATGATATGGAACATGCTGGCTACAAAGGTATAAATGAGGATATTTGCGATCGTAAATGGCGCAATATGAAAAAAACGTATCGAACATGTCGAGAAACTCTCAAGAAAAATGCACGCAAAAGAGTCGGCTGGGAATATTATGATACATTTGACGATAtgtttcaaaatgaaaacgtTAACAGCACTACTGCAAAAACAGAAAGTGATGCTCTGATCGAGGAGCAGCACAACGAGCTATCCGATATGCAATGCACTCTTGAAACTGATAATAATACCCTACGTGCAGAGCAAAGCAACGATATGACGATGGTGGCTGAAGaacagcaacggcaattgCTAATACTGGAGCGAAGTAGAATTGCCGCAATACGGGAATTAAGCAAGCGGATTGAAGAATCGAATGTTATACAACGAGAAAGAAATGACTTGCTACGGGAGTATCTTTCCCAGTTATAA
- the LOC117565082 gene encoding protein RCC2 homolog, translating to MSAKRKAGGNGTGPNKRRPKKKESDYEDEFSDESDDDVGQQLQRGTQMEVLIPHDNIDPPSKLPEDLLATLEKTPGQLLLAGMVTWDLTGKRDRKNVAKVRPNLYSFHRFTDGKYRSVASGPTAAHTILINMDRKALGFGRNPSGQLGLAQDMKLVEKPTLIPALDHLNIVQAAAGRHHTLFLTDMGTVYACGENKSGQCGVGNTHPNIYAPTPINYRGPPIIRIGCGAEFSVILDIKGNLHTFGLPEYGQLGHNTDAKYFVNANKLSFHFETSPKKVVLYIEKSKEGHVTPVDGVQIVDFACGNNHTVAIDSKKRVYSWGFGGFGRLGHAEPKDEMVPRLMKFFDAQGRGGRSVYCGSTFSLIVNELGLLFLFGQNKKTGEANMYPKPVQDLAGWNITSIGCANTSIMISADDTLIAWGASPTFGELGIGEFQKSSTVPKEVPKMDSIKIPQVTMGYSHTVLIVDTTHEATKQKFDKMPEYTIED from the exons ATGTCCGCAAAGCGTAAGGCAGGTGGTAATGGAACCGGTCCCAACAAACGTCGACCAAAGAAGAAGGAATCTGACTATGAGGACGAATTCAGCGATGAGTCTGACGACGATGTTGGCCAACAATTGCAAAGGGGAACCCAAATGGAAGTTCTAATACCACACGATAACATCGATCCACCCAGCAAATTACCGGAGGATTTGCTTGCTACATTGGAAAAAACACCAGGtcagttgctgctggctgGCATGGTTACCTGGGATTTAACTGGCAAGCGCGATCGAAAAAATGTCGCAAAAGTGCGTCCCAATCTTTATAGCTTTCATCGCTTCACGGATGGAAag TATCGCTCTGTAGCTAGTGGTCCCACTGCTGCGCacacaatattaataaacatgGATCGCAAGGCACTTGGCTTTGGACGTAATCCTAGCGGCCAGCTAGGTCTTGCCCAGGATATGAAGCTGGTGGAAAAGCCAACTTTAATTCCAGCATTAGATCATTTAAACATTGTTCAAGCAGCCGCTGGGCGTCATCACACGCTCTTCCTCACAGATATGGGCACCGTATATGCTTGTGGAGAAAATAAGTCTGGGCAATGTGGTGTGGGAAATACGCATCCGAATATTTATGCACCAACGCCGATTAATTATCGTGGTCCTCCCATAATTCGCATTGGCTGCGGTGCAGAATTCTCTGTTATTCTTGATATTAAGGGTAATTTGCATACCTTTGGACTACCGGAGTATGGTCAACTCGGCCACAATACGGATGCCAAGTATTTTGTAAACGCGAACAAGCTCTCATTCCATTTCGAAACTTCACCGAAAAAAGTAGTACTTTACATTGAGAAGAGTAAAGAAGGACATGTGACACCCGTTGATGGTGTACAGATTGTTGACTTTGCTTGCGGTAATAATCATACG GTGGCGATTGACTCCAAGAAGCGCGTCTATAGCTGGGGCTTTGGCGGATTTGGCCGCTTGGGTCATGCTGAGCCAAAGGACGAAATGGTTCCACGCCTTATGAAATTCTTTGATGCTCAAGGTCGTGGCGGGCGGAGTGTATATTGTGGCTCTACTTTCAGTTTAATAGTTAATGAGTTGGGATTACTATTTCTCTTTGGACAGAACAAGAAAACAGGAGAGGCGAACATGTATCCAAAGCCTGTACAGGATTTGGCAG gctGGAATATAACATCAATAGGTTGTGCTAATACATCTATTATGATATCTGCAGACGATACACTAATTGCATGGGGCGCATCGCCTACCTTTGGCGAGTTGGGAATTGGAGAGTTCCAAAAATCATCGACGGTTCCAAAAGAGGTACCTAAAATGGACAGCATTAAAATACCTCAGGTTACTATGGGCTATTCCCATACAGTTCTTATTGTGGATACAACTCACGAAGCcacaaaacagaaatttgATAAAATGCCTGAATATACCATTGAGGATTGA
- the LOC127565228 gene encoding uncharacterized protein LOC127565228 has protein sequence MSVLQLNLHKSKTASAELLLALEEVSAYAALVQEPWIASGNTVAGLKSLNYDLYVPTLVSRSRTAILVKKGLKAHLLPNYSNDDLTVVVLESREGCLLLASCYMAHDMPAPPDELRRLVDMVCSSNKHLIIGTDSNAHHSVWGSPDINDRAPMMGSKHRLLLGCPYYRLARWYFDSQKHQVSRTEGATELVAQNLTWT, from the exons atgagtgtgctgcaactcaacctccataagtctaaaacggcttcggcggagctactccttgccctggaggaagtgtccgcctacgcggctttggtccaagaaccgtggatagcgtcgggcaacacggtTGCTGGGCTGAAGTCGCTTAATTACGATCTGtacgtcccgacattggtaagtagatcgagaactgccatccttgtaaaAAAGGGGCTAAAAGCTCATCTACTACCTAATTACAGCAATGACGATCTTaccgtggtggtgctggagagccgtgagggatgtttgctgctggcatcctgcTACATGGCCCACGACATGCCGGCTCCACCTGACGAGCTGCGGAggctggtggacatggtctgctcATCCAATAAACATCTAATAATCGGAACGGACTccaacgcccaccatagcgtctggggaagtcccgacattaacgacaggg CACCAATGATGGGCAGCAAACACAGATTGCTGTTAGGCTGTCCGTATTACAGACTAGCACGTTGGTATTTCGATTCTCAAAAGCATCAAGTCTCCCGCACTGAAGGAGCCACTGAGCTTGTTGCTCAAAACCTG ACCTGGACCTAG